A region from the Lolium perenne isolate Kyuss_39 chromosome 4, Kyuss_2.0, whole genome shotgun sequence genome encodes:
- the LOC127348132 gene encoding uncharacterized protein, which translates to MKISAYNCRGLGNRPAVRGLLAHQKKEAPDILFLSETKMDEKGMEKFRWLLGMPHMLVVKCEGRSGGLALFWRRGVDVSLRWKGRMHIDVDVVGEDSIKWRLTGIYGQPRQEMRKETWRLMRTLHHQSNLPWMCVGDFNEILYSFEKQGGVVKPQSHMDSFRDTLEFCNLQDLGFEGDMFTWRNNKGRAEDYIRERLDRAVASPAWRLHFTDFKVKNGDPEHSDHRHVVVSVVRSNRPVWTGNGGVNKRFEARWLMEEECETMVTNAWGLAAARGEVNIMGKLKTISKELHSWSRDVLGDLQNRIKNLKVELEECRRGDITAKSVSKEQRVRFKLERLEDQWEMSWKQRAHANWLEKGDRNTSYFHSFATERKNHNTIKRLKGGDGEVVTGEEGLQTLVTNYFFNLFTPVAGINANQVLENIQARVSPQMNEALAAEFSKEEVKEALDSIGDLKAPGADGMPAIFYKRFWGTVGETVVEEVLNVLRGGEIPEGWNETVVVLIPKVKNPESLKDLRPISLCNVVYKLVSKVLANRLKLILDDIISPNQSAFVPGRLISDNTILAYEMSHFMKRKRSGKQGFMAVKLDMSKAYDRVEWSFLEHVMVKLGFCEQFVQNVMKCVRSVSYKFKVNGNITDTIIPGRGLRQGDPISPYLFLICAEGFSALLHAAEAEGQITGIKLAPSAPSVNHLLFADDSLLLLEASTESAVAVNAILHAYEAASGQVINRDKSSILFSKNCSRHLKDSVLTVFGLRAEVQGGKYLGLPTYIGLDRAKAFAYIKEKIWKRIVGWKERFLSKAAREILIKAIAQAIPTYAMACFDLTKGLCDDIAQMICRYWWSQQDNENKAHWVSWKKMMKPKEDGGLGFRDIYEFNLAMLARQGWRLLQAPNSLCARVLKALYFADGDVLSAGPMPGMSYVWRSILKGIQVLKLGIIWRVGDGNNIRIWEDPWIPDSSTRGPSTIVGHNQIKWVAQLINTIDNAWNSQLVRSIFNPNDAEKILRIPIFGQWSDQVAWHYDSRGVFSVKSAYKVAALAADSDQQAGPADGVRGSIWEQNVWNNIWKLECPPKVHHFLWRVGHDSLPMRMNIERRHIDLDTRCAICNNFFENGGHLFVRCSEVRKAWRVLSLEDVQQKLLSCSSGMQLLESILKLPSEKKMLSIAFIWSWWTERNKANRGERRLSLSELLFAVRAHCLEWHLHLSKKTTSSTKGIAVWEAPAANWVQINSDGAFQAASSKGGWGAVGRDSDGDLVFAMAGAVPRAIDPLHTEAFGLLQGAKMASNLGIGRAKFATDYLILKQALSSSSHDLSRLGALISEIKFTLETSFIDYVVSYVPRTINKPAHCLATLGLAGVRHDHQVWYEHVPDVVSRALYGDLAVQV; encoded by the coding sequence ATGAAGATCAGCGCTTATAACTGCCGGGGATTGGGGAATAGGCCGGCAGTTAGAGGTCTTCTGGCTCACCAGAAGAAGGAGGCTCCGGATATTCTCTTCTTGTCTGAGACCAAAATGGATGAGAAGGGAATGGAGAAGTTTCGTTGGTTGTTGGGTATGCCTCACATGCTTGTGGTCAAGTGTGAGGGAAGGAGTGGGGGTTTGGCTTTGTTTTGGAGGCGGGGTGTTGATGTGAGCTTAAGGTGGAAGGGTCGTATGCATATTGATGTGGATGTGGTTGGTGAGGATAGTATCAAGTGGAGGCTGACCGGCATCTACGGCCAGCCTCGCCAGGAGATGAGAAAGGAGACATGGCGGCTGATGCGTACCCTCCACCACCAATCCAATCTGCCCTGGATGTGCGTGGGGGATTTCAACGAGATCCTGTACAGCTTTGAGAAACAAGGTGGTGTTGTTAAACCCCAATCCCACATGGATAGTTTCCGTGACACCCTGGAGTTCTGCAACCTGCAAGACCTGGGTTTCGAAGGGGATATGTTCACCTGGCGCAATAACAAGGGCCGTGCTGAAGACTATATTCGCGAGCGCCTGGACCGGGCAGTGGCCTCACCTGCCTGGCGTCTTCACTTCACGGACTTTAAGGTTAAAAATGGCGACCCTGAGCACTCTGACCATAGGCATGTGGTGGTGAGTGTGGTGCGCTCAAACAGACCAGTCTGGACTGGGAACGGGGGCGTGAATAAGAGGTTTGAGGCGAGATGGTTGATGGAAGAGGAGTGTGAGACGATGGTGACGAATGCTTGGGGTCTAGCTGCCGCGAGAGGAGAGGTGAATATCATGGGTAAGCTGAAGACCATCTCAAAAGAGCTACATTCTTGGAGCAGGGATGTTCTAGGCGACCTCCAGAATCGTATAAAAAACCTTAAGGTGGAACTCGAGGAGTGCAGAAGGGGTGATATCACTGCCAAGAGTGTTTCCAAAGAGCAGAGGGTACGTTTCAAGCTGGAAAGACTCGAGGACCAATGGGAGATGTCGTGGAAGCAGAGGGCCCATGCTAACTGGCTAGAGAAAGGGGATCGCAACACCTCCTACTTCCACTCTTTTGCAACTGAGAGGAAAAACCACAATACAATTAAGAGGCTGAAGGGTGGCGATGGGGAGGTGGTTACCGGGGAGGAGGGCTTGCAGACCCTCGTTACTAATTATTTCTTTAACTTGTTTACCCCCGTGGCAGGTATAAATGCAAACCAGGTGTTGGAAAATATTCAGGCAAGGGTCTCTCCTCAAATGAATGAGGCCCTGGCAGCTGAGTTCTCAAAGGAGGAGGTGAAGGAGGCGTTGGATAGTATTGGCGATCTCAAGGCTCCAGGTGCTGATGGTATGCCTGCTATTTTTTACAAACGGTTTTGGGGTACGGTTGGTGAGACTGTGGTGGAAGAGGTCCTGAATGTGTTGCGAGGCGGCGAGATACCAGAGGGGTGGAATGAAACTGTTGTTGTGCTCATCCCGAAGGTGAAGAATCCAGAAAGTTTGAAAGACTTACGCCCAATTAGCCTCTGCAATGTCGTTTACAAGCTCGTCTCCAAAGTCTTGGCTAACCGGCTGAAGCTCATCTTGGatgatattatttctcccaatcaaAGTGCGTTTGTGCCGGGCCGCCTCATCTCAGATAACACCATTTTGGCCTacgaaatgtcacactttatgaaGAGGAAGAGGTCTGGTAAGCAGGGCTTCATGGCTGTCAAACTCGATATGAGTAAAGCTTATGACCGCGTGGAGTGGTCCTTCCTGGAGCATGTTATGGTGAAGTTGGGCTTCTGTGAGCAATTTGTCCAGAACGTGATGAAGTGTGTCCGGTCGGTATCATACAAGTTCAAGGTTAATGGGAACATTACTGACACCATCATTCCGGGCAGAGGTCTTAGACAAGGCGACCCAATTTCGCCGTACCTCTTCCTGATTTGTGCCGAGGGGTTTTCTGCTCTTCTCCACGCTGCCGAAGCCGAAGGACAAATCACTGGTATCAAGCTTGCCCCGTCTGCGCCTAGTGTTAACCACTTGCTCTTCGCCGACGACTCCCTGCTACTGCTAGAAGCGTCCACCGAAAGTGCTGTGGCTGTCAATGCAATTCTGCATGCTTATGAGGCGGCCTCAGGTCAAGTTATTAACAGAGATAAATCCTCTATCCTGTTCAGCAAGAACTGCTCTAGACACCTTAAAGACTCCGTTTTGACTGTGTTTGGCCTCCGTGCTGAGGTGCAGGGCGGCAAATATCTGGGCCTCCCAACCTATATTGGCCTCGATCGAGCTAAAGCTTTTGCTTACATAAAGGAAAAGATATGGAAGAGAATTGTGGGATGGAAAGAGCGGTTCCTGTCCAAAGCGGCTAGGGAGATCCTCATTAAGGCGATAGCACAAGCCATTCCGACTTATGCCATGGCCTGTTTTGACCTTACGAAAGGCCTTTGTGATGACATTGCACAGATGATTTGTAGGTACTGGTGGTCACAACAGGACAATGAAAATAAGGCGCATTGGGTCAGCTGGAAGAAAATGATGAAACCTAAGGAGGATGGTGGTTTGGGATTTAGGGACATTTATGAGTTCAACCTTGCCATGCTTGCTAGACAGGGATGGAGGCTCCTCCAGGCACCCAATTCTCTCTGTGCCAGAGTCTTAAAAGCTCTGTACTTCGCTGACGGTGATGTCCTGAGCGCTGGCCCTATGCCTGGGATGAGCTATGTGTGGAGAAGCATTCTCAAAGGGATTCAGGTCCTAAAGTTGGGCATCATCTGGAGAGTGGGTGACGGCAACAACATCCGCATTTGGGAGGATCCCTGGATCCCGGACAGCTCTACCCGTGGCCCAAGCACGATCGTTGGGCACAACCAGATCAAGTGGGTTGCACAGCTCATCAATACCATCGATAATGCTTGGAACAGCCAGCTGGTGAGGTCTATTTTCAACCCGAATGATGCCGAGAAAATTCTTAGAATTCCTATCTTTGGCCAATGGAGTGATCAGGTGGCCTGGCACTATGACAGCCGAGGGGTGTTCTCCGTCAAATCGGCGTACAAGGTCGCTGCCCTCGCGGCTGACTCTGACCAACAAGCTGGTCCTGCTGATGGCGTGAGGGGCAGCATCTGGGAGCAAAATGTGTGGAATAACATCTGGAAGCTCGAGTGCCCGCCCAAGGTTCACCACTTCCTGTGGAGAGTTGGACATGATAGCCTACCTATGCGTATGAATATTGAGAGAAGACATATTGACCTGGACACTAGATGTGCCATCTGCAACAATTTTTTTGAAAATGGTGGCCATTTGTTTGTCAGATGCTCTGAAGTCAGGAAAGCTTGGCGTGTGCTATCTCTGGAGGATGTCCAGCAGAAACTGCTGTCCTGCAGTTCGGGGATGCAGCTACTGGAATCAATCTTGAAGCTGCCTTCTGAAAAGAAAATGCTCTCCATCGCCTTCATCTGGAGTTGGTGGACGGAGAGGAACAAAGCCAACCGTGGCGAGAGGAGACTCAGTCTTAGCGAGCTGTTATTCGCTGTCCGTGCGCACTGCCTGGAGTGGCACTTGCACCTGAGCAAGAAGACGACTTCGTCGACGAAGGGCATTGCGGTCTGGGAAGCGCCCGCTGCCAACTGGGTCCAAATCAACTCTGATGGGGCGTTCCAAGCTGCGTCGAGCAAGGGAGGCTGGGGAGCTGTGGGCAGGGACAGCGATGGTGACTTGGTTTTTGCCATGGCGGGAGCTGTCCCTCGTGCGATCGACCCCCTCCACACTGAAGCTTTCGGCCTTCTCCAGGGTGCAAAAATGGCGAGCAATCTGGGCATCGGGAGGGCAAAGTTCGCAACTGACTACCTGATCCTCAAACAGGCCCTCTCTTCTTCCTCACATGATCTTTCAAGACTGGGCGCCCTTATCTCTGAAATCAAGTTTACCCTGGAAACCTCCTTCATTGATTATGTTGTAAGCTATGTGCCTCGCACTATAAACAAACCAGCTCACTGTCTAGCTACTTTAGGTTTGGCTGGAGTGCGACATGACCACCAAGTGTGGTATGAGCACGTCCCTGATGTTGTAAGCAGGGCCCTGTACGGCGATCTTGCCGTTCAAGTTTAA